The sequence ggattcttcatttaggcgacgggccagcaacctgtaacctggcctatcagtctcttcaagactgttggctctgtctaccccgcaaggcatataaaCGTAgttatatgtagtatgtaagtaaaatttcTTAAGTGTCgcatttatattcatttaagACTTaagttatgtaggtatgtattgaaaacctcatttaattacttaaataattcttagtttaattgtcattattaaattatatttttatttggctCCGACTAGAGACTAGACTACTCATTCCTCTTCAGGATAGTCTTCGGGAGGCACTTCCTCTTGCTCGTCGAAATCTGCGTCTTCCACACCCACCTCCTGACAATTAAAGAGCATACCGAACATATCGAAATtggtttatttagaaaaaatggATCAGTACAGGGTAATCACACTTctacctcctggctttagtcccggttgcatcctcagcgctctggagaggagcccggggtacgcctttgaccatggaccctggattgtgtgagtcaggttttcacacgaagcgactcccgtctgacctccgcaaccttttgcACAGGTAATCACACTGAATATTgtcaaaatgataaaataaaatttactatttctatttcacCTCTTAAAGgcaatgtgctagcaacctgtcactatttgaatctcaattctatcattgaaccaaacagctgaacttggcctttcagtctcttcaagactgttggctctatttacaagggatatagacgtcactatatgtatgtatgtaagtctaATAGCTATGAGAAAACATTTCTATAAACTAAGCTGTTtctgccgtgccgtgtggttcccggcaccaatataaaaaagaataggaacactctatctctttcccatggatgtcgtaaaaggcgactaagggataggcttaccaacttgggattcttttttaggcgatgggctagcaacctgtcactatttgaatctcaattctatcattaagccaaaatagctgaacgtggccattcagtgttttcaagactgttggctctgtctaccccgcaagggatatagacgtgaccgtatgtatgtatgtaagctgTTTCTCCCTCCGTGCTCATTGTATAAGTCAATTAAGGAcaacgcttataaacttgggattcttttattcgattgccaaaattaaaaaaaaatgccgaTACTTTTTAGGCCAAAATTGGCGCAACATCCCCGTAGAACGGAACGCGCAACgctgtttttataccgcgaaAAACCGTTCTTTGACGTGAATGAAACGGAACATCATTAGTATTTCGCGCGAAAACTTCGCTTGTAGGTTATGATgtgtcaaatttttttttgtcattaattACCTCGTACTGCTGATACTCGGAGACCAGGTCATTCATGTTGCTCTCGGCCTCTGTGAACTCCATCTCGTCCATACCCTCGCCGGTGTACCAGTGGAGGAACGCCTCATGTGGACAAGACGGTTGATGAAGtgaattaaaaagtatttatttagtaaacgttatgtgtgccgtgtgattccagGCACTTCGGAATGGGATAACTCCATCTGTTTGTTGTCTGGAATGATCtcctcttaattttttaagaggAGAATTACATGAATAGGGCGGAAGTTCGCacaaataggtatttattttagataagttttaaatgttatCTATTCTACAAATAGTTTCAACATATAtgttgttaattaaaaagtttttaagtatGTACTAAGTGTTCCAATATCAatgattattaatatttttgacaatcGGCATATTCGAATTGACAATGGAATCATTCCGCTGCAGACGTCGCCGCATCTCGCATCGTCTCATCGCAtaagcggcagtagttataattcgatttaagtgatgtgacgtcaatatgtGATAtaccttgtatacaattttgaaaattatattattaaataaaaaataataatactattcTAATAAAACCAAACACATTTGGTTTTTgcgttattttaataaaacaatttcgaaattgataaatttaaataaatacataccttCCTTCTGAACATGACCGTGAACTGTTCAGATATCCGTTTGAATATCTCCTGTATTGCAGTAGAGTTGCCAACGAAAGTGGCGGCCATTTTGAGCCCGCGCGGAGGCACATCGCAGACAGCCACTTTTACGTTGTTGGGGATCCATTCCACGAAGTAGCTGGTGGAGAATGAGACATATTAtctatgatattttaaaaataatcttgtcTTTAATGAAGTTTATTGTTACTAGTCATAGTTGTGTTTTAACTAGAATAAAACCAATACATTTGATTTTgcgttattattacatacatacatatgatcacgtctatatcccttgcggggtagacagtgtcaacagtctggaaaagtctgataggccacgttcaacttcaaccaaatgagattcaaatagtgacaggttgctagcccgtcgcctcaaagaagaatcttaaatttataagcgtatcccttagtcgcctttcacgacatccatgggaaaaaatgGATTGGTccttatattggtgccgggatacatactttataaatatgtagtgattgttattatttatttgcaaaataaaaaagaataggaccactcatcAGAAATCATGAATGAAATACCTCTGCAGTTCAAACATTTGTAGGTAACCTTCTTTATGTACGCCATGGCAACGGTCGCCATGGTTTGTGAGTTAggaaaaaatgaaattgatttgtggtcaaacTTCCTACAGATTTGACATAGTTCCTACAGACCTAGACAAATCCAGAACTTCGCGAATCACCTGGAGTTCTTATCCTGGACCGTCAACATCTGCTCGTCCACCTCCTTCATGGACATGCGTCCGCGGAAGATGGCGGCCACAGTGAGGTACCGCCCGTGCCGCGGGTCGCACGCAGCCATCATGTTAACGGGGCTGAACATCTGTTAtggtgaataaataaatataatgtggatgaagcgaaggaagtatgcagagatcgtggcaagtggatagaggtagtctctgcctacccctccgggaaagaggcgtgattttatgtatgtatgtatgtattttaacagGCAACACTGTGACAAGCACGCTGATTGGTCGGGAGCATCACGCGACCGCCAGAAAGAGGAGACTTCCCGCGCGCTACCGCGACGATTTGTAAATGTCTTGttgttattatgttttaagtttattgttttgtttttgttcatTGTAGTGTAGGTACGTTAATATTAAGTGAAACGCGAATACAGACTAAGTTAATCCgtgttaagtttttattttatcactcaCACAAAGAACCCAGCCGGCCacatcttaaaatatatagatatatacgggacaaattacacagatcgagttagcctcgtagtaagttcgagacttgtgttacgagatactaactcaacgatactatgttttatactaaatacttatacatatagttaagcatccaagatccaggccaatcagaaaaagttcttttctcatcatgaaatcattgaatctcaattctattaagccaaacagctgaacgtagcctatcagtcttttcaagattttcaagacttttcaaagttaaaattataagagaATGTAATAAGAAACTGACCTGCTGTGTCAATTCCGGGACGGTCAGAGCTCTATAACCTTGACTGTTCCTCGCTGTGAGCGGTGCGAATCCTGGAAATAATGATACATCCCTTGAGCTGATGCACAGTCTTCGTAGCACGGCACGCGCGTAAACTAGGTCAGAGGGGTTAGTGCAAGTTTTACCCGATACTCGACTCGGACGCGAATAATGAAGAATTTGTatctatacttacttatattataaagctgaagagtttgtttgaaagcgctaatctcaggtactactgattcgaattgaaaaattctttttgcgttgaatagaccatttatcgaggaaggctttaggctatataacatcacgctgcaactataaggagcgaagaaataatggaagatGTAAAAAGAcggtgaaaattattcatccttgagggcttcaatgatgcccaaaataactattccacgcggacgtagtcgcgggcacagcttaaaatataaaattgaaaaataattatataaagtttaaataataatatttttaatttgtaattaagaatatttttttttgttattaaatacatatgtagttaagtaggtagttgtttaaaattcaaaattgctaccgaatttgtatggaattgcattagtgccatcgcgttaccactaggtggcgctgttcaaatcacatacaaattcgcgcgcaaaactcgcactaaccctTCAGTTCCGTTTCACGTCGGATTTACGTAAGATTTGCGAAAtatctgtattcttttgtatgtaggtattgctaatttcgtcgcttttttgtTGATGGCGTTAAACTCGTCGCTTTTTGTGGATGGCCCTAAAAACTGATACATGGGCCTTTTtcgtaagtttattttatttttatccatcagaaaataaattttgctattcttaaaaaaaaattacaattcaaGTGGAAATGACGCTGTAGTAATATAAAatgcaattaattttaatctaaacAAGGTTTAAAGGAAGAAGCGTGCAGGGGAATATTGATCTGAAAGTGACTGACCAGGGGAATGGTGATCTGAAAGTAACTGACCAGGGGAAAGAGTGCAGGGGAATGTTGTACTGAAAGTAACTGAGCAGGGGAACGAGTGCAAGGGAATGTTGAGCACACCGACCTGGCATGAAGAAGTGCAGCCTGGGGAATGGCACCATGTTGACGGCCAGCTTGCGGAGGTCCGCGTTCAGCTGCCCGGGGAACCGCAGGCAGGTGGTCACGCCCGACATCGTCAGCTGGGGAATGAAAGATTCGGAGATAAgtgtgatcatacatacagacaaaaaactcaaaaaatattttttttgctttcttttattcattctaagtgtccctctatccatttcagtcaaaaatactaaatgtacagacaaaatatttttactgttttattatatgtacgtatagaTTTGAATCACTTCGATCGATTTGAAGAACTTAGTCTTTACATAGACAAGAAAATTCAAATTGCCGTAAAGAGACAATGCCAACCTGAAGAGTTCTAAGGCCgtgtaaattgtaaaagtcaatctaGAAAAGGGCGTATattcttgggattcttgttttaggcgatgggctagcaacctgacacaattcaaatctcaattccatcattaatctgACAACTGAgggtagcctttcagtcttttcgataaTGTTATTTAGGCTCTActtcgtaagggataaaacgtgattaatacatacatacatacataaaatcacgcctctttcccggaggggtaggcagagactacctctttccacttgccacgatctctgcatacttccttcgcttcatccacattctctcttcacgcaagctcgacggtttcgggcattctcgacctgaccctttaccaggacgtccttaatttgatcaagatacgttcgtctaggtcttcccactccgacctttccctgcACACgtgattaatatattaaaaaaacaactcaCAGAAACCAAATGATTCAAATCGCCGTAAGTGGGAGATGCCAGTCTTAGTGTTCTGAAGCAGATGTCGTATAATGCCTCGTTGTCAATGCAGAAAGTCTCGTCTGTGTTTTCCACGAGCTGGTGGACTGATAGTGTCGCGTTGTACGGCTCCACTACTGTGTCTGACACCTGGACAGTACACACTGGAAGTATTTGTATCACAGAAATtgtatttcaaacatacatatgagtTTCCTTAAATGTATTAGAATgaagtatataaattaactaGTTGTCCCGGCAagcgttgttttgccatataaataatttttaaagtaatgtgccgtgtgcttcccggcaccattacaaaaaagaataggtccactccatctctttccgacTTTTTgacgaagggataggcttacaaacttgggattcttctttttaggcgatggactagcaacgtgtcactatttgaatctcaattctattatctacccgcaagggatattagacttgattatatgtatccgtcaatttcttcgcaatGTTTGACAGTTGGTGTGTGACATTAGTGACGTCGGCACAGATACATGTCTAAATGTGTAGTGTAACGCACCAGGGTAATGTTCCCCTGGAAAGTCGGAGGCCAGATTTTAGTCGTTTTCGTGTTAAAatctgactcatccaatcagCAGGCTTACTCTCGACTAACAATGACAATATACAATGCCAATCTCAATGCAAGAAATGTCATTTGGCACTCTTGAATTTCACActggtccatggtcaaagaagCACTCAGGGCTCCTCTAAAGAGTGGTGTGGACGCAACCGTGATAAAAgccagaagaaagaagaatgccgtgtggttttcggcaccaatacaaaaacgaataggaccactccatctctttaccatggatgtcgtaaaaggcgactaagggataggattacaaacttaaaattcttttcttaggcgatgcgctatcaacctgtcactatttggatctcaatgctatcattaagccaaaacccgaacgtggcctatcagtcttttcaagactgttggctctgtctaccccgcaagggatatagacgtgaccatacgtatgtatatatttataagtgataccttgtatccaattttgaaaataaatctattctattctattacgaccatatgtatgtaggaagaAGAATGCTAAAGAAGATCCTCTCACCTTCGGAGACGGCATGACGCTGAAAGTATTGACGATGCGGTCAGGATACTCCTCACGCAATTTGCTGAGTAACAGCGTTCCCAGCCCTGAGCCGGTGCCGCCGCCCAGGGAATGGGTTAGCTGGAAACCTGTGTCGAATCGATTGAGagccatataaataaactagctgtgcccgcgacttcgtccgcgtggaatagttattacctataggcatcattgaagccctcaaggatgaataattttccccatttttttttaaattttccattatttctttgttacttatagttgtagcgtgatgttatatagcctaaagccttcctcgataaatgatcatCTATtcgaagtaaaaatattttttttaaatcggagtagtttctgagattagcgcgttcaaacaaacaaacaaataaactcgtcagctttataatattagtaccaGATAAATAAACCGTGTGTTTCCCGACAccattataaaaagaataggaccactccatctctttcccatggatgtcgtaaaaggcgactaaggatttggcttataaacttgggattcttcttttaggcgacaggatagcaacctgtcactatttgaatctcatttctatcatttagccaaacagctaaacgtaggccacgtatcagtctttttatgactgttggctctgtctaccccgcatatagacgtgattgtatgtatgtacatacttacTAGGTATGAGACCACAAAATCTTTTATACACagatatataaaacatacgtacatatataaaatcacgcctttttaccggaggggtaagcagagactacatctttccacttgccacgatctctgcatatttccttcgcttcatccacattcataactctcttcatgcaagctcggcggtttcgggtacttttgctCACTGAAATCTATTTCAAAGTAAACATAATTGTACCTTGCAGACAGTCACAGCCCTCCGACTCCTTCCTCACCACGTCCATGACAGAGTCCACTAATTCAGCACCTTCTGTGTAGTGGCCCTTTGCCCAATTGTtccctaaaaaaaaaaatatgatgatgGTACAAACAGCtgaggggttagtgcgagttttactcgatacTCGACTCGAACGCGTCTCTGGCAAATAATCACgaatttgtataatatataaaatttaaataataatatttttagtttgtaatttagaatagtttttttttattattagttaaatacttatgtagttaattagttatttaaaattcaaaattgctACGGAATTTGTTTGTATGCATTAGTGTCATCGCGTTACCACGAGGTGgcgttgactctgtctaccccgcaagggatatagacgtgataatatgtatgttcgaaggcaaaacattatttttcgtAGGTACCTGGAATATTTCTGTTACGAattacgaatatttttttttttaataattagacAATAACTCACCAGCGCCACTTTgtccaaaaacgtaattgtcAGGGCGGAACAGCTGGCCGTATGTGGACGACCTGATGGCATCCATGGTCCCTGGCTCCAGGTCGACCAGCACCGCCCGAGGGACGAAGCGTTTACCTTGAAAAGCAGAAAGGCTTCAAATCGCGTTGTTGGTCGAATCGGTTAggaatgcgtgatgcgcataaatacataagttCAAATATGTCTATTTGCGAAGTGTAAAGaaacaaagaaagaaaaagaaataaaaatctcgCACAAAAGGTaacatctatattaatattataaaggtgaAGAGTTGGtttatctttctttttctttctttctttctttacatTACTTCGCAAATAGGCATATTTGAACTTGTTTCGTGTCGACGGAGTAAAGTGAAGCGTcctccatattatttttttttcgctggTTAAACGtcaaataagtacttttaaataattacgttGACTTTTTTAAGGTTTGATaacctaaaaaataaagtgaaaaagaaacagctaaaaaaaatatagtagtcAAATTTATCCGGCGTTCTGTCGACCCATCCTTACCATCAGCCGCCTGATTGTAGTACACCTCGATCCTCTCCAGTTGTAGCTCGCTGTCTCCGATGTAATTTCCCGCCGTGTCAATGCCATGTTCATCTGATATAATTTCCCAAAACTGAAATCAAATGAATACcttgtaattgttacattaAGGTAGAACCCaatatgtagttatttttttagccagcactttagaatagaaccatcttttttttttatggacaaattacactgatgaTTACATAATGGATGTCATAataggcgactgagggataggcttataaagttattcctcttgtaggcgatgggctagcaacctgtcattgttagaatctcaattctatcattaagtctgtaggcaaccttcttggtatacgccatagcaacggttgccatgatgtTGTTTATTGGagatatgtcaaaaatattttttattgttagatgttcttaattttatgttaaataatatagtgatttttaactgattatttttctctttctttcttctgtaggaataaataacttttataactatacttcctacaagTTTATATGGTTTatatggtcctattcttttttctataaaataaagactaggaccactccatccctttcccatgaatttcgttaaaggcgactaagggattggcttataatttgatattggtttttaggcgataggctagcaacctgtcactgtttgaatctcaattccatcatgaagccatgcagctgaacgtggtctttcgatcttttgaagactgttggctctgtctaccccgcaagggatatatacgtgattgtatgtatgtacatacttacTAAGTTCGGACTTAGTAAGTTGTGTATGATAGATAGATTTTGTAGTCTCGGGACTACAAAATCTATCTATCATACACAGATTATATAGgtgagtatatgtataagaattataatattacttacctAGTTACACCCTTTCGAAGCTGTCTGTAGTACTCGTAATTTCATCGCTATAATTCCTACTTAATACCTTCATGtaatgtgtggttcccggcaccaatacaaaaaagaataggaccactccatctttttcctatggaagtcgtaaaaggcgactaagggataggcttacaaacttgagattcttttttaagcgatggattagcgacctgtcactatttgaatctcaattcttaattcaattaagccaaatagcttaacgtggccattcggtcttttcaagactgttggctctgtctactccgcaagggatatagacgtgaccatatgtatgtataattattaaaatattggtggtagttatgtgtaatttgtctttgTACCATTATAATATGGTGAAGGCATCTATAATATAACTGAATGGTTGGCCATGAATTTCTAtgctaataaaacaaataaataaaaaaaggatggCGCCTTGCGTCTTTACAATAAGATTCAAAATGGCGGCGTTACGTTTGAAGGTATATAAATGAAGTCAAGGTAGTACTTATTGTTTCAAAATAATGCTTTATGAGTATGTAGTTAAGTacataatattcatatttGAATCTGGTGagcattgtaaaataaattgggACTATTTCGTCACAAGCGAATTTATAATTTGGGTTATAAATTAGCCTAATGAAGCTTTTCACGAAGTTTGACATCAACATGACGTcgttatcccttacggggcagatagagccaatagctTCAAAAAGACCCGAATACCCCGTTcagtggaattgagattaaaataatgatgtttACTCGtagccagcccatcgcctaaaaagcaTCATAGTAGGCCAATTTtcttgattaacttttacaataagCGCGGGAAGAGAAGTATGTATCTGACACACGCCATGTTTTTTCTTCGGTAGGTATAGAAGATGACAGAATGCTaagcaaaaataaagatatgtatgaaattatgtacaaaatgtCCCGTCTGTCTCACTAGTCTTCTCTCCCTCGCCTAAAggttaatttagaaaaataaattacaaacaactacataaataattatgttcttGGTTATTATATCAGTGTTATTTTAGAAAGCTTCGATAGACAAGTGGTTATCGTATCCGGTAAGCTAGCAAGAAGAACACAAGTTCGAATCTGACTGTGCACGGGTTTCCAGCTATCTTTACGAAAAACATTAACGTGAAATGGAAATTTCAGTATTAAGTACGTACATAATATGAGACTATAGAACATTGTTTTCCAATGACGCTAAatcacaataaataacaacttcgcatgaaaaaaaaaaaaaacataatttaaatatagaaaacgAAATGTGTTACATACGCGGCAACGCGAACGtttcaaaaatagaacactcgcaaaaaaaaaaacaacaaattaaaaatgaattatgtGAAAAATAACCTTAGATCCTATTTGATTCCCGCACTGCCCTGCTTGCAAATGCACTATTTCCctcattttgaataaattttcactAAAACACGCCGCGGAGACACTGCTTCGAAGATGTGGCGATGCTAAACTATTTTGAGATCTAGCGCGCGCGCACGCGTTCGTATTTCATTCATAGACGTATTTTCTTATGACTACATCGTAACAGCAGTCCTAGCTGTATTGTAACTGTGTCTGTGactaaaaattgtaattattattgcaATAAATACGCTGAGAGCGTTAGCGTAGAAGTGAGaggtgcatacatacatacctaaaatgtcgtctctttcccggaggggtaggcagagactacatctttccacttgccac is a genomic window of Amyelois transitella isolate CPQ chromosome 28, ilAmyTran1.1, whole genome shotgun sequence containing:
- the LOC106142741 gene encoding tubulin beta chain encodes the protein MREIVHLQAGQCGNQIGSKFWEIISDEHGIDTAGNYIGDSELQLERIEVYYNQAADGKRFVPRAVLVDLEPGTMDAIRSSTYGQLFRPDNYVFGQSGAGNNWAKGHYTEGAELVDSVMDVVRKESEGCDCLQGFQLTHSLGGGTGSGLGTLLLSKLREEYPDRIVNTFSVMPSPKVSDTVVEPYNATLSVHQLVENTDETFCIDNEALYDICFRTLRLASPTYGDLNHLVSLTMSGVTTCLRFPGQLNADLRKLAVNMVPFPRLHFFMPGFAPLTARNSQGYRALTVPELTQQMFSPVNMMAACDPRHGRYLTVAAIFRGRMSMKEVDEQMLTVQDKNSSYFVEWIPNNVKVAVCDVPPRGLKMAATFVGNSTAIQEIFKRISEQFTVMFRRKAFLHWYTGEGMDEMEFTEAESNMNDLVSEYQQYEEVGVEDADFDEQEEVPPEDYPEEE